The following coding sequences lie in one Candidatus Eremiobacterota bacterium genomic window:
- a CDS encoding DUF3107 family protein → MAREIVVHFSDGTTLTLSHLHEAELSDALSKGARVVTLRDNTGARSLVNTAHIVRVELRG, encoded by the coding sequence TTGGCCCGCGAGATCGTCGTGCACTTTTCCGACGGAACGACATTGACCCTGAGTCATCTACACGAAGCCGAGCTTAGCGACGCCCTTTCCAAAGGAGCGCGCGTCGTCACGCTCCGTGACAATACAGGCGCACGTAGTCTCGTGAACACTGCGCACATCGTACGCGTCGAGCTTCGCGGTTAG
- a CDS encoding acetyl-CoA carboxylase carboxyltransferase subunit alpha yields the protein MSNNVIVEREKGLVELERRIAELREASAAQPLDMSAEIAALEAKYQAILRELFGSLSPWEKVHMARHPARPTTLDYIARFDRFDELHGDRHFRDDPSIVGGFARLRGRPVMVIGQQRGRDTRENLRRNFGMPTPEGYRKTSRLARLAAHLRLPIVTFVDTKGADPGISSEEHAQSEAIAACLQVFATARVPIVAVVIGEGGSGGALALAIADHVVMLQHSTYSVASPEGCAAILWSDASKAEEAASRLKLTADDLHRFGVVDEIIAEPIGGAHRDADTVVTATLDAIALALTRLAPLSPERLLDERYQKYRRVGEWQAEGSGSLRKVQ from the coding sequence ATGAGCAATAACGTCATCGTCGAGCGCGAGAAGGGCTTGGTCGAACTCGAGCGGCGCATCGCCGAGCTGCGCGAGGCCTCCGCCGCTCAGCCGCTCGATATGTCGGCCGAGATCGCCGCGCTCGAAGCGAAGTACCAAGCGATTCTCCGCGAGCTCTTCGGCTCGCTCTCGCCCTGGGAGAAGGTGCACATGGCCCGCCATCCGGCGCGGCCCACCACCTTGGATTACATCGCGCGCTTCGACCGTTTCGACGAGCTGCACGGCGATCGCCATTTCCGCGACGACCCATCCATTGTTGGCGGCTTCGCGCGCTTGCGCGGGCGTCCCGTGATGGTGATCGGTCAGCAGCGGGGCCGCGACACGCGCGAGAATCTGCGCCGCAACTTCGGCATGCCCACTCCCGAAGGCTATCGCAAGACCAGCAGGTTGGCGCGCCTGGCGGCGCACTTGAGGCTGCCGATCGTAACCTTCGTCGATACGAAGGGCGCCGATCCCGGCATCTCTTCCGAGGAGCACGCGCAGTCCGAAGCGATCGCGGCGTGTTTGCAAGTCTTTGCCACGGCGCGCGTGCCGATCGTCGCGGTCGTCATTGGCGAAGGCGGTTCCGGCGGCGCCCTGGCGCTGGCAATCGCCGACCATGTCGTGATGTTGCAGCACAGCACCTATTCGGTGGCATCGCCCGAAGGCTGTGCCGCGATCCTCTGGTCCGATGCGAGCAAAGCGGAAGAAGCCGCATCGCGGTTGAAGTTAACCGCCGATGATTTGCACCGCTTCGGTGTCGTCGACGAAATCATCGCCGAGCCGATCGGCGGCGCGCACCGCGACGCCGACACAGTGGTGACCGCCACGCTCGATGCGATTGCCCTCGCGCTAACGCGTTTAGCGCCGCTCTCGCCAGAACGGCTCCTCGACGAGCGCTATCAAAAGTATCGCCGCGTCGGTGAATGGCAAGCCGAAGGATCGGGGTCTCTACGAAAAGTCCAGTAA
- a CDS encoding acetyl-CoA carboxylase carboxyltransferase subunit beta: MPEWRGMRSGENRRGKATANNDSALWSKCPKCGEVLYRRDLTANLDVCTRCGYHFRMGAYARIASLVDGDFEEIGGEVVSNDPLGWTDKKSYQAKLKGDREQSGLSESVVCGFGAIGGFAVALGVMDFHFRGGTMGRVTGERITLLFEEARRRRVPCVLFTASGGARMEEGMLALMQMAKTTSAVARFMEDGNFFLAVLTDPTTGGVAASFAFQADVIVAESKAMIGFAGRRVIEQTIRQRLPDQFQTAEFLLEKGAIDMVVDRRKLKETVVRLLEYVVHEQ; this comes from the coding sequence ATGCCCGAGTGGCGCGGAATGCGCAGCGGCGAAAACCGTCGCGGCAAGGCAACGGCGAACAACGATTCGGCGCTCTGGAGCAAGTGTCCGAAGTGCGGCGAGGTGCTCTATCGGCGCGACCTCACCGCCAATCTCGATGTCTGCACGCGCTGCGGCTATCACTTTCGCATGGGCGCATACGCGCGCATCGCCTCGCTGGTTGACGGCGATTTCGAGGAGATCGGCGGCGAGGTCGTATCGAACGATCCGCTGGGTTGGACCGACAAAAAAAGCTATCAGGCAAAGCTCAAAGGCGATCGCGAGCAAAGCGGCCTCAGCGAATCGGTCGTCTGCGGATTCGGCGCGATCGGCGGTTTCGCGGTCGCGTTGGGTGTGATGGACTTTCATTTTCGCGGCGGAACGATGGGCCGCGTCACCGGCGAGCGCATCACGCTCTTGTTCGAAGAGGCGCGCCGGCGACGGGTGCCATGCGTGCTCTTCACCGCGTCGGGTGGTGCGCGCATGGAAGAAGGAATGCTCGCGCTCATGCAGATGGCAAAGACGACGTCGGCCGTCGCGCGATTCATGGAAGACGGAAACTTTTTCTTAGCGGTGCTCACCGATCCGACGACCGGCGGCGTCGCCGCATCGTTTGCCTTTCAAGCCGACGTGATCGTGGCCGAATCGAAAGCGATGATCGGCTTCGCCGGACGGCGCGTGATCGAACAAACGATTCGCCAGCGGCTCCCCGATCAATTCCAAACCGCCGAGTTTCTGTTGGAAAAAGGCGCCATCGATATGGTCGTCGATCGGCGCAAGCTCAAGGAGACCGTGGTGCGCCTGCTCGAGTACGTGGTGCATGAGCAATAA
- a CDS encoding polyprenol monophosphomannose synthase, producing MPLPFSIVIPTYNEAAGIEKLVGTLDATFRANALDGEIIVVDDNSPDGTGAIVDELSKRLPVRALHRSGKLGLSSAVIEGWRIARPQSVLLGAMDADFSHDVRALPNMAAALESGEYGLAVGSRYVHGGGIANWPARRVITSRVACWLARPLTRVKDVTSGYFLVRRDALDGVTLDPIGFKIGLEVIAKAHYGRAIEIPYVFTDRVAGESKLNQREIFNYLRQLRRLYAASWLSQPAKSRKAS from the coding sequence ATGCCCCTCCCGTTCTCGATCGTCATTCCAACCTATAACGAGGCCGCCGGCATTGAAAAGCTGGTCGGTACGCTCGATGCGACCTTTCGCGCAAACGCGCTCGATGGCGAGATCATCGTCGTTGACGACAACTCCCCCGACGGCACGGGCGCCATCGTCGACGAACTCTCAAAGCGGTTACCGGTTCGCGCTCTACATCGCAGCGGCAAGCTGGGATTGTCGAGCGCCGTCATCGAGGGCTGGAGAATTGCGCGCCCGCAATCGGTGTTGCTCGGAGCGATGGATGCCGATTTTAGTCACGACGTTCGCGCGTTGCCGAACATGGCTGCGGCGCTGGAATCGGGCGAATATGGACTCGCGGTCGGAAGCCGCTACGTTCACGGTGGCGGCATCGCCAATTGGCCGGCGCGCCGCGTGATTACGTCGCGCGTCGCTTGTTGGCTCGCGCGTCCGCTCACCCGCGTCAAAGACGTCACCAGCGGCTACTTCTTGGTCCGGCGCGACGCACTCGACGGTGTCACCCTCGATCCGATCGGCTTCAAGATCGGTCTCGAAGTCATCGCCAAGGCGCATTACGGACGCGCCATCGAAATTCCATACGTCTTCACCGATCGCGTCGCCGGCGAGTCGAAGCTCAATCAGCGCGAAATTTTCAACTACTTGCGCCAGCTTCGCCGGCTCTATGCCGCGTCGTGGCTCTCGCAACCGGCCAAGTCGCGCAAGGCGTCGTAG